One Orrella dioscoreae genomic window carries:
- a CDS encoding amino acid ABC transporter permease encodes MMEFLASYGEYWSEWFPRLLEAGRVTLALSALGFGLALVTGSLLAMLSRSPCKPLRLVAAAIVEFLRAVPLLALLLALYFGLPAFGLTLSGFWASVIGLGIQGGAYVAEILRGGLDSVHRGQREAALAAGLTPRQVFAYIILPQMLRVILPPMVNCYVTLLKDSSLCALIATPELMLAARAMSSEYFLPLQIFVLVGLCYFVIAFPLSVLSRQLSKRLSRGRRSLGTP; translated from the coding sequence GCGGGACGCGTCACCCTGGCCCTGTCCGCCCTGGGTTTCGGCCTGGCCCTGGTCACGGGCAGTCTGCTGGCGATGCTGTCGCGCTCGCCCTGCAAGCCGCTACGGCTCGTCGCGGCGGCCATCGTGGAATTCCTGCGAGCCGTCCCGCTGCTCGCGCTGCTGCTCGCGCTCTACTTCGGGCTGCCAGCCTTCGGCCTCACGCTGTCCGGCTTCTGGGCCAGCGTGATCGGCCTGGGCATCCAGGGCGGCGCCTACGTGGCGGAGATCCTGCGCGGCGGGCTGGATTCCGTGCACCGCGGCCAACGAGAAGCCGCATTGGCCGCCGGCCTCACGCCAAGACAGGTCTTCGCATACATCATCCTGCCCCAGATGCTGCGGGTCATCCTGCCACCGATGGTGAACTGCTACGTGACCTTGCTGAAGGACAGCTCGTTGTGCGCGCTCATCGCCACGCCCGAACTGATGCTCGCGGCACGTGCCATGTCCAGCGAATACTTCCTGCCGCTGCAGATATTCGTGCTCGTCGGACTGTGCTACTTCGTTATCGCCTTCCCGCTTTCCGTCCTGTCGCGCCAACTTTCCAAACGGCTCTCGCGTGGCCGTCGCTCACTGGGAACCCCATGA